In Actinomyces marmotae, the DNA window GCAGCGCATCACGCTGACGGACATCGCCGAGCAGGCGGGTGTCTCGACGGCGACCGTCTCCCGCGTGCTCAACGGCAAGTCGAACGTGGCCGACGAGACCCGGCGGCAGGTGCTGGCAGCCCTCGACGTCCTGGGCTATGAGCGCCCCGAGTCCGTGGACAACCGGTCCCGCGGCCTGGTGGGCCTCATCGTCCCCGAACTCAGCAACCCGATCTTCCCGCGTTTCGCCCAGGAGATCGAGCAGCTGCTCACCCCCAGCGGGCACACCCCGGTGCTGTGCACCCAGACGCCCGGCGGGGTTAGCGAGGACGAGTACATCGAGATGCTCGTGGAGCGGGGCGTGTCCGGCATCGTGTTCGTCTCCGGGCGGCACGCGGACACGACGGGCAATGTCACCAGGTACCAGAGGCTGCGGTCCCGGGGCGTGCCCCTGGTGACGCTCAACGGCAACGCGCCCATGATCAATGCGCCCGGGTTCACCACCGATGACCGGGCCGCGGCGGCGATGGCCGTGGAGCACCTGGCCAGCCTCGGGCACCGGCGGATCGGATTCGCCACCGGCCCCGCGCGGATGGTCCCCGCCGTGCGCAAGCGCGTCGGCTACGAGGAGGCGATGCGGGCCTGCTGCCCGGGCGAGCACCTGCGGATCGCGGAGAGCCTCTACACCTATGAGGGCGGGGCGACGGCGGGAGCCGCCCTGGCGGAGCAGGGATGCACCGGCATCATCTGCGGGTCGGACATGATGGCCCTGGGCGCGATCAAGGGGATCCAGTCCACCGGCCGCGCGGTCCCCACTGACATCTCCGTCATCGGTTACGACGACTCCCCCCTCCTGGCGATGA includes these proteins:
- a CDS encoding LacI family DNA-binding transcriptional regulator, with translation MAQRITLTDIAEQAGVSTATVSRVLNGKSNVADETRRQVLAALDVLGYERPESVDNRSRGLVGLIVPELSNPIFPRFAQEIEQLLTPSGHTPVLCTQTPGGVSEDEYIEMLVERGVSGIVFVSGRHADTTGNVTRYQRLRSRGVPLVTLNGNAPMINAPGFTTDDRAAAAMAVEHLASLGHRRIGFATGPARMVPAVRKRVGYEEAMRACCPGEHLRIAESLYTYEGGATAGAALAEQGCTGIICGSDMMALGAIKGIQSTGRAVPTDISVIGYDDSPLLAMTHPPLTTVRQPVEAICRAAVSTLLAAISGEKPVDVEMTFIPDLIVRGSTAMAPGIAALR